The genomic region ATCAATGCTTTTAGAGATGTTGGTTAACTCTTTATGAGCTCTTGTAATGGGAGTGAAATTAGAATAAGTTGATTTAGCAATACAAAACAGCAAGCGGAGGTTGAAAATGCAATGCTCTGTTGGATTTAAGTTCGGTTAAAGTTTATCTGCTCCAGAAGAATAGGACAATTGATGAGACCATAGACAATGACGTAGAAAACCGTGCGTTTGGAGGAAAATAACTTGTGATGAGCATATGAGCATACACTGGGAACCGTAAGACAGTAGAGGTTCTACAAAATGAAGTGATTGAATAGCGAAGTGAATCGACTCAGTGAGAATGCATGGAATGAATCGGAttcaaattattgaattttgtccTAACCAGGGAATTGAGATCTTATTGACTAtcattctgaaatttttttggagtaaaattctaataataatttttgcaaatggcgttgtgcgtcaatcatatttgacacttatgaacTGGACAGTTGTGGTATACAAGCAGGcaaacaatggagcgcgtaaagatcaaaataaagatttccatcacccaaaatcatttttttatttagtaaaaagttactcaaaaacaaaattgggtatTTAATTCTGTGCCACCAGGTATTTAATTCTGTGCCGCATATGAgggtaatttaaaaatttttaaaattatgtgaCACTTCTAGAGGAAATGAAGAAATATTGCAAGCAATTAATAGGGGCATAGATGAtctcaaatacatttttcactttcagGTATACGCATTTCATTAAGTGGTTACTACCTAAAACTGTATAAGGTTTTATATTAgtaagatttaaaaattaacgaaattgtgaagaataaattttcattttcgtttttcaatatactcgtatgtggtaATGCGATGGTGGTCATTATATCACTCTGTCTATGGCATTTCACTAAAACGTGCACCGAGAAAATAAAGTTCGGTTTCTCTTGAGCCCAGAGACATTTGATAATTGGATAATTTTATATAGGTAATCACTgacttttgcaatttttgtttatcaGTGCTAATGGTACCGATAGTTAAACTTCGAGAGGCATCCAACTTGTTTCTCCAAATCTAATTGAGCTCTCGTATTCTTTTAACCGTCGAGTGCTTGGCACGTCTTACTCTGAGGAGTCAATATAAGGGGAATCGTTTTGAACAAGTAGGGTAACAAATATATCTgagcaaattaatttttgtctcgaaaagattctcataaaaactatcaGCATCTGAAAGCGACCTACATTACAGATCATTTGTGAGACAACATCAAAGCGTATAccacaaaatttcgaaatagtATGTATATTGGACCTCTTATCATATTAGACCAATTTATTTCATGAGAAAGCGCGCGCTCATAAGCGCCAATCAGTCACTGTAAGATTGTATAAGATTTCCATCTGGGATGAATTGTTCAATACATACATGCGTTTGTTGCAAATTTCTATGCATGTGATGCCTGCACAAGTTGAGCATGAATGTGTGtcctaaacaaaaacaacacagcTATTAAAATACTGACAACAAAGATAACAGttgcaacaaaaataatgcagTATATGATTCGGGTGAATGCACATTGCACACTTGAAAGGTTGTTAGCACATAAAATATAAGTGCCATGACCGGGGAGGGGGAGTTCAGCAAATCTCTTTCCGTACGCCAGTGGGCTGTATGGGTGTGAAAGGTATGTTACACAGAATAATTTTGCCGTATGTGATCGGACATGTATGCAAGCTTATTTATGTGTAGTATGAACTGTTGCAAGCATATTGTGGCTGACTGAAGTGCACTAACTAACCAATAAACACCCCACGCCAAGCACTATCAACAGTAGGCGTTTCTTCTGCACTTTTCGTTTAGTTTTGACTTGTTGACTCCCCGGTACTTACTTATCGTATTGCAAACCGACACACAGGTAGCCGGTTATCTGTGTATATGGCTGATCCAATTCGCCCACAAACACTGACGAGGTGTCCGAGTTCACCGAGTCACATGAGATGGCCCGTTCCAAGTTGATGCCCTCCATTGAACCGCTCGCGCTCGAATCGAGTGAACATTGTGAGCTATTGCGTCGGCCAAGGCTCATTAGAGAATCTTGGCGCAGTAGTGAACGACCGAAAGACCAGGTTGTATTGCCACTACCACTGCTGCTGCCGTTGCCACTCAAACCGAGTATGCAATGTGTCGTCTGTGTATTGTGTGCTCCACTCGGATTAACACCCAGTTTGCGGAAGAGGAAATCTTCGGAGAAGGTTTTCTGTAGCATGTGTGGCCCCTTTTGTACCCGCTGTGTCAAGCCGGTGAAGGGATTTGTTGAGTTTTGTGTCAACCGCCGCAGTCCACTTGAAAGCGACTTCAGTTCGGAGTCTTCGGATGCATCGGTGGTGGAGAGGGAGCGATTGCGGAGTTCTTGGAACTGTTGTTGTAGTGATTTCGCGCTTAGCGATGTTGGTGCAGTGCTGCTAGAGTTGGTTGTTATCGTATCTGTCGCTTGGGTCAATTCGCTGTAGAAAGGATTGCAGACACCATTTGCAGCATTGCCGTTTGTGCTGGTAGTTGTTGCCAGCGTAGCCGTTTCAGTGTGTGCTGTGGTACCATTGCCCATATGTCCATTGAAATTGGTGGCATTGTAGTTAGAATTATTTTGCACGTTATTATGTGTGTTaagctgttgttggtgttgttgttgttgttgcgatgTTTGCTGTAGTGGTAAGGCAGTGTTGGATTCCGGTAAGCTCTCAACGGATTCACAAAGGAAGGGGTTTGTGCTGGAATTGCGACGCTTCAACGTCTTTGAATGGCTATGTTCCGCATTTGAAGTGTTCGCAGTTGTTGTCGTTTTTGTGGGTAAAGCTTCAGTTTCCTGTTTTGTAGTTGCTGTTTTGATTGTTTCCTTATGTGCACCTGTGGCACCTGCACCGTTACCGACATTTTGCAATGAGACCTGTCTCTTAGCCACCGGTCGGGGTATGGCGCTAGCGCTCAAGGCCAACGACGAGGCAGACAACCGTGGCGGAGGTGGTGCCTCAATTGGTTTAGGTACGGCGCTATTCGTGGACTTCATAGAAGAACGCCTGCATGAAACCATTGTCGCGCTTTCGCTATTGCCAGTACGTCCATTCGAGTTTATTTGATCTCCGAATCGTTGGCTATTATTGCTGGTAGTGGGCGTGGTCTCATTGATTTGTTCAAATGAAAAGGTAACTGTTTTTATATGACTTGCACTGGCAGGGGGTTGTGAGCCAGGTGCAGGTGCAGGTCGTAACGGTTGTGGTGGTATATTTGAGTCAACTTCCCCCTCgccagcgagattccagagtGGCGTAGTGGCATGCTGTGTAGGCTGTTGGCCCGACTGCCGGTAATCATCCTTATCGATTGTATCGAACCGCTTAAAGCTGCCGCTGTTGCTGAGTAAGAATTCAGAGCCGGAATGGATCTTGAATGATGGGTAAAGTTATAAGTTTTTATGATTatcataaatttatattatgttttcaaggataattttttctcaccaTATAACCATTCGCATggaaaagtttatttttcgaTAGTCCAATTTTCTCTTCCTTATTCGATCGCATCCATGTATTGGCGCGTGGTCCCAAACAGTGACAGGCGAACATTATAAATGCTATCACTAAGAGGAGCATCAGTGCTAGACTGGTGAATGACATTGGTTCGCCATCCATTGTTGCTCAGTGGCCCTAGTTTGCATGCGTGCATTTGACGTTGACGAGTTGGAAACAGTTTGAATGAGTGCAAGAGTGACCGTAGtctgtaaatgaaattaaatttatggcataagaaaaataaatgtattaaaaaagcgTAATAtactaaaatgtatgtatatagaatcTAGTTGCATATTATTATAATCAGACTTTTCGTAAATTCATCGTAGGCTCGACATTCGTAAACTTAGATGTATCGCTGAGCGTAAATTTGACATTCGTCGAGTGGCATCATTGAATCTACTATTAGTGCGAAATCGTATTCTTTcatctatatacatattttacaacAAGTTTATACTaccggaaaaaatttaaaaagttaaagcttATTGCCTAATTCTACAATattataaaggttgtcaaaaaagtcttgcggtatttttattgaattttcaattgttcataaaattggttataataatgcgatttaagtcaaatatgcgccgttttgttcgatgacgagctcccaacgagatgccaacttcataatgcccctcttatagaagctcgcttccctattgtcaaaaaactcggagagccaattttcacaggactctcttgtggacaacttccgactaccaagctcgttcgccatggacagaaataggtggtaatcacttggtgcgagatccggactatacggtggatgcaaaagaacctcccatccgagctcccggagcttctggcgcgtcaccaaagatgcgTGTGGCCTGTCGTTGTCCTGATGGaggacaattcggcctctgttgatcaaagatgacctcttctgcatgagtgccagtcaccatccgcttcaaaaacgggtcgattttgttgcgattcgcatgcatccatacgggcaaaaatgtttttttgcgtcaagtcgtgtggcacccatacattgagcttctttttgaatccaagcttcttcaaatggtttataacggtttgatgactcatgcccagctcttggccgatgctacggctgctactatgccggtctctttcgatcgagcgattttatcgcaattttcgacgacaggccttccggaccgtggcgcatcttcgatcacctctgcaccagaacgaaaacgttgaagccatcgttgtgcggtggaaatggaaactgtatcgggtccataaactgcacaaattttattggcagcatgagatgcatttttgcctttatcgtagtagtactgtaaaatatgccgtattttctctttattttgctccatgtttgcgacgctataactcacgaacgactaaaagcaaacaacaattaatcaaacacgtgttagcacgtgaaaagagctttccaaaaagctctagcgtgaaccgatgcgacgaatacaactagaactgcgcgcttgcaaagacaagcttgcggaaataccgcaagacttttttgacaacctttatataagtataaaaactACCAAAGCATAaatgataattatttatttattttattcttctaCAGAGtataaacattatttaaaagtaGCTTTTTCTATCAGATAAGCTCTGTAAGCCTAACAGTTTACGCCTACTCAGATAATCGGGTAACCATAAGGCCAATGTAATTTGGATACTGCAAACTTGGTAAAAATTCTTTGCACTCTttctaaaaggttttccaataacaggtgttattttgaacagcccgctatttcggtagatgtcacctTTGGatctgtcattttttgatatttgacaagcagAAACTacaccattaataaaaatggaacgatacacgcttaaacaatgcactaaaattattaaaattctctataaaatggtgaaaatttggcaaagacggtttgtaaaactcgaacatttttggatcatcgtgaagcaccttgtcggaccgcaatacagaaattggtgaaaaaattcgagttgttgggacaagttagtgatgtgaagaataaagcccgtgcacgtcgctcaagaaaagccgaaaatattgctgttgtagccgaaagtgttgaagaaaacgcaggtttgtccattcccgtcattctttggaattaggcattccacaaacgtcattactccgtattttgcataaagataaGATCCAAATCTTAGGCTTATAAAGTCccgttaacacaagaactcaagccggccgatcatcaacaacgtcgtgtctttgctgattgggtctctgaaatgcatgaaaatgatccggaattccatcgaaaagtTATCTTGAGCgacaacaagcaaaattttcggctctggggctcagaaaatccaagagttattattgaaaaggctctctatcctcaacgtgtgactgtttggtgcggtttatggtccggcggagtcattgaaccttactttttcgaaaatgaagcaggagcaacagttacgatgaatggattgcgctatcgggagatgattattaattttttatggccggaattggatggtattgatctggacaacgtttattttcaacaaaagttAGTCTCGAATCGAAAATCAGATATtttatcttattattattttatttcaatatcttGCCATCCATATTGTAATTGAAAGTATAAGGACTAGTTCTCCTAATTAGAATATGACACAACACAACGTTTAAATAACAAGTTGGGCGTGATAATTTAATTGGAAATTAAACGTAAAATTGGTGCAGGTAGACTTTAGGACTATACctgaataaaaagtttcgtTTTGAGCACGAAATCAAACAGCATCGAAAAAGTACTTTTTCCCGATGGGTCTGTAATTGCATATATTATTACGATCACCTGATCAATGAATAGGAACAATAGAACATAAATTCCCAGTATTCAAGAAAACTGCGTTATTTATGCATTccttaaaaatctatttttatataatatataatagatATGAAAGTTGAATGTAGTTAAACAAATGGGAGCAAGACCTTATGACCCAAactattattaattttcatactAACGATTGGGATCTCGACAACATCTGGCGACACGGTAAAACTCTCAATGATCTCTAATGGCAACGGGCCAATTGAATGGTTATTATTTGAGTAATAATTATCAATGGGATTGTCCGATGCAATATTTTCATAGATAAAACCAGTTGGACAACCGTTTGTTTTACACTTGGAGTTAACGTTATACCAACAACTATTGGGGTTATATCTTAGCTTTGATTCTAGATTTAAAAAATGCTGCTAGAATAAGaaattatgcaaataattaaattattttctcaatCGAAGAAAGTATTGATGGTCAATATGTATTGGGTTGGCAAATAAGTAagtgcggatttcactcataactggcttcagttgaatttttaggtttgcagacgtagtacaaatgtgaaacacattttgttatttgatagttggcaattcagctgtcagtcagcaaaaaaagttttttgatcgttGCGTAGTTTTTGTTTgacgttcgttgaaaaatggataatcaaaaggaacattttcgttatacatatgtatttcgcttttttatttccgcaaagggaaaaccacatcgcaagctcataaaaatttatgtgctgtttatggtgacaaagccttaaaagaacggcggTGTCAAAATtgatttgccaaatttcgttctggtgatttttcattcaaagatgaaaacgctctggtcgtccagtttaagttgatgacgccctaatcaaagcaataatcgattcggatcgtcacagaaCAACACGTAAGATTGCAGAGAAgtttcatgtatcacatacattTAACGGAACgaattaacagctgcgatttgctaaagaaacgtaatgagaatgatccatttttgaaacgactgataactggccatgaaaaatgggttgtttacaacaatataaagcggaaaagatcgtggagcaggccaggtgaaccaactcaagcAACATCAAAAActgatattcataaaaaaaaggttttgttatcagtttggtgggattacaaaggaattgtctactttgaactcttaccacccaaccgaacgatctaTTCtcatgtctacattgaacaactaacgaaattaaataatgtagttgaagaaaagcggcccgaatttacaaatcgaaaaagttttgTATTCCAACATGACAATGCAGGGCCACACACGTCTTTGGCTACTCGGCAAAAACtatggagcttggttgggatgttttgccacatccaccatatagtcctgaccttgcaccatctgattacttttagTTTCGAtgtttacaaaactccttgaatggtaaaaatttcaaatcgtacctgattcagttttttcctAATAAAAACTAGAAGTTTTATGAACCTAGACTATGATGCTGCctaaaagatggcaaaaggtcattgttccaaatgggcaatacattacagaataaaactatttagttacataaaaaaattgtctttgattttataaaaaaaaatccgcaattacttagttgccaacccaatagatTTGATTGCTTGTATTTTTCGTAAGCTTTATTCTTCGCATTtcttatatatagatatatatatatatataattggcgcgtataccatttttgggtgtttggccgagctcctcctcctatttgtggcgtgcgtcttgatgttgttccataaaatggagggacctacagtttcaagttgactccgaacggcagatatttttatgagtagctctttcatggcagaaatacactcggaggtttgccactgcctgccgaggggcgaccgctattagaaaaatgtttttcttaattttggtgattcaccgagattcgaaccaacgttctctctgtgaattccgaatggtaattacgcaccattcggctacgacggtcgAAATAAATAACTTAGTTTGCATATTAAATATTGTCAGGGCTTAATGCCGGAGTGTCCTTGAGACTTGGAATCGTGAACTCATGTACATGTATTATAATTGGAATTTTACTAGCAGGCAttataaaaaaggaattttgccattcattttttgctgatttattttaaataaatttattatactgTAATAAGGCGGATCTCAACTTTTTCGCAGTGAAaacttattttacatacatataacaacCGAACAGTTTTCAATGTTGACCAATTTTTGTATACTCACTAAAAGATTAAAGAaaaagattaagaaaaaaattatattacaaagTATATGAATTTTTACGCTTGGGCTAAAGGTATGCCCAATTgtagttttaaagaaatccCCTTATTGGGTGTTGCCTAAATAAAAGGTAATAGTATTGCGGAGACCtttcgaaaatgttgatatatAGAATGGAAAGTTGTGAACTAGTAACAAAAGAACAATTCTTGAACTTAAGAacactgcaacgtcacgtgaaatggttcaaaaagtgaagtagCGGCTTGAGCAAAGTGGCCAACGAAGTGCcagtcaaatggcgaaagaactgaaaataactGAGCGTAGCATCcgtcgcatactgaaaaataatctcaaagtcaagtcttacaagatccaaaaggctcatgatctcacaccaaagcagcaacaagtcagacttgagagagcgaaggagttgcttcgcttgatcaatttccaaacattgtgttttctgatgagacaaattttcaaattgagcaattcgtaaattcccaaaatgatagggtttatttgaccaaccgctcatacgagaatttgcaGGAGGAAGGAAGCGGCACCCGTCAcagataatggtttgggccgctgtaaccgcagatgggcgctgcgaaatattatcggaaaattatcctggaggttgctttgaaaccggtagcagacaaacatttcggtggcaggccatggacgtttcaacaggactcggcaccgtctcacaaatctcaagtgaaccaagaatgactaaaaaacaacgttccgaacttcataacgtccgcaaaatggctctcaaattcctCAGAAAAAAAGAATCCGATGGggagcttgcgattcgtttctggaccgtctcaaggtcatATTTAAGGCAAAAGGtaatcatatcgagcaaaagtaaattgattcttaattttgtattattttcatacattttttactttgaattgaataaaagtaacttttcaaattaaatttatggcctttttaattggtgtcGATTGCCGGAGCCCTGCATGTATAACCTACATGTCCATACGAAAGCTGGCTAAAAAGGTGGCTTGAAAATTAGAACAGATGGAATTGCCG from Anastrepha obliqua isolate idAnaObli1 chromosome 2, idAnaObli1_1.0, whole genome shotgun sequence harbors:
- the LOC129239454 gene encoding serine-rich adhesin for platelets, whose protein sequence is MDGEPMSFTSLALMLLLVIAFIMFACHCLGPRANTWMRSNKEEKIGLSKNKLFHANGYMIHSGSEFLLSNSGSFKRFDTIDKDDYRQSGQQPTQHATTPLWNLAGEGEVDSNIPPQPLRPAPAPGSQPPASASHIKTVTFSFEQINETTPTTSNNSQRFGDQINSNGRTGNSESATMVSCRRSSMKSTNSAVPKPIEAPPPPRLSASSLALSASAIPRPVAKRQVSLQNVGNGAGATGAHKETIKTATTKQETEALPTKTTTTANTSNAEHSHSKTLKRRNSSTNPFLCESVESLPESNTALPLQQTSQQQQQHQQQLNTHNNVQNNSNYNATNFNGHMGNGTTAHTETATLATTTSTNGNAANGVCNPFYSELTQATDTITTNSSSTAPTSLSAKSLQQQFQELRNRSLSTTDASEDSELKSLSSGLRRLTQNSTNPFTGLTQRVQKGPHMLQKTFSEDFLFRKLGVNPSGAHNTQTTHCILGLSGNGSSSGSGNTTWSFGRSLLRQDSLMSLGRRNSSQCSLDSSASGSMEGINLERAISCDSVNSDTSSVFVGELDQPYTQITGYLCVGLQYDKNSITDEGMELTVMVLEAKGLICPFNVESLDTFVRVYLVPDEAVAMQTKVFKDSVTPSYNESFNFWLKKQQCRHSLWFHLYHNGDAHTLIGEAEMEIGEMPRHVTTWIPLTDSRKCNAQWGELMFSLSYLPTAERLTVVVVKARNLKMEIKEVGKTATPQQVQSVFVKVYLMNNEKKVLKKRTSLKRRDLCPIFNESMIFSVPPPSLTTVQLRLTVFGVTEAEDGERGTPRIAPIGHVIAGACATGKGLRHWHQMLSSLRKPVAMWHVLRRASYQPIFTGGAEAVVAAMQSSALRAKRNSII